The Blastococcus sp. HT6-4 genome window below encodes:
- a CDS encoding GGDEF domain-containing protein, with the protein MSRSRAPEVATVRVMAQTLAIFYAFGGAAGLAITAGAAPGPQRAVLFVISLLALAGAAVAARWGPRWPRNAFHPVVDAATLLICAAVLVSPDPVTALAAATLVVFVVVDAALFFSGPQGFGHMLVAGTGITVSLLVTGGIAPPTAVGLNLVLLGLGVVIRRLVIRASGASRDPLTGLRNRRGFDEAMGELMSEAARTREPLSAVLLDVDHFKSVNDTYGHEAGDRVLCQVADVWRAALPAGAVLARHGGDEFSVLLPGTPGADALDLVRRACALHPGISLSCGVAEHGFGESASQLMRSADRALYEAKVRGRGRAELWNGAGPRPDGAVAGSLPLG; encoded by the coding sequence GTGAGCCGGTCCCGAGCGCCCGAGGTGGCGACGGTGCGCGTCATGGCCCAGACGCTGGCCATCTTCTACGCCTTCGGCGGGGCGGCCGGCCTGGCCATCACCGCCGGCGCCGCGCCCGGCCCGCAGCGGGCGGTCCTGTTCGTCATCTCCCTGCTGGCGCTCGCGGGCGCCGCCGTCGCCGCGCGGTGGGGTCCGCGCTGGCCGCGCAACGCCTTCCACCCGGTGGTCGACGCCGCCACGCTGCTGATCTGCGCGGCCGTGCTGGTCAGCCCGGACCCGGTGACCGCGCTGGCCGCGGCGACGCTCGTCGTCTTCGTGGTCGTGGACGCCGCACTCTTCTTCTCCGGGCCGCAGGGGTTCGGCCACATGCTGGTCGCGGGCACCGGGATCACCGTGTCCCTGCTCGTCACCGGCGGGATCGCGCCGCCCACCGCGGTCGGCCTCAACCTGGTGCTCCTCGGGCTCGGCGTCGTCATCCGCCGGCTGGTCATCCGGGCGTCCGGCGCCAGCCGCGATCCGTTGACCGGGCTGCGCAACCGGCGCGGGTTCGACGAGGCCATGGGCGAGCTGATGTCCGAGGCGGCCCGCACCCGCGAGCCGCTGTCCGCCGTGCTCCTCGACGTCGACCACTTCAAGTCGGTCAACGACACCTACGGCCACGAGGCCGGCGACCGCGTGCTGTGCCAGGTCGCGGACGTGTGGCGCGCGGCGCTGCCGGCCGGTGCGGTGCTCGCCCGGCACGGCGGGGACGAGTTCTCCGTCCTCCTGCCGGGGACGCCCGGCGCGGACGCCCTCGACCTGGTGCGGCGCGCGTGCGCGCTGCACCCCGGGATCTCGCTGTCCTGCGGGGTCGCCGAGCACGGGTTCGGGGAGAGCGCGTCGCAGCTGATGCGCAGCGCCGACCGGGCGCTCTACGAGGCCAAGGTCCGCGGCCGCGGCCGGGCCGAGCTCTGGAACGGCGCCGGACCCCGCCCGGACGGCGCGGTCGCCGGAAGCCTGCCGCTCGGCTGA
- a CDS encoding biosynthetic peptidoglycan transglycosylase, with protein sequence MASVPPDSRTTRWLRRRPDGPPPHEEPVRRPRFDRPPPAGNDWYGAPPQTGGPPPQQPPARTWPQEAPGRAFPPALPASPGPPARPEGGRRDRRLRGGRPRRRLVGRVVRMLAAVAVVQALVVLSLRWVDPPTTAFMLANPEGAVQESVPVEHVSRNFLAAVIAHEDAELPYRSGAFDWDALWSRAQAHLAGEEDPSGSTIPQQMAKNLFLNQELSAWRKAVEAGLAVELAAFVDDRRMLELYVNYAQFGPTIYGVCAAGWYYFDSPPSELSPAQAVQLVGLLPSPGHVRRAPGGGMDFEVDDGMGWLSRSHVVNAQNRVPRHLDRLGFTPVEDAGVEGLASDQEPSGDDCSTPPQEVTDLIAAEGTA encoded by the coding sequence ATGGCCTCCGTCCCGCCGGACTCCCGCACCACCCGATGGCTCCGCCGCCGACCCGACGGGCCGCCACCGCACGAGGAGCCGGTCCGCCGCCCGCGGTTCGACCGCCCGCCGCCCGCCGGGAACGACTGGTACGGCGCCCCACCGCAGACCGGTGGTCCTCCGCCGCAGCAGCCGCCTGCCCGCACGTGGCCCCAGGAGGCGCCCGGGCGCGCGTTCCCGCCGGCCCTGCCGGCGAGCCCCGGTCCGCCGGCCCGGCCGGAGGGTGGTCGCCGCGACCGGCGGCTCCGCGGCGGCCGCCCCCGCCGCCGGCTGGTCGGCCGCGTCGTCCGCATGCTGGCCGCGGTCGCCGTCGTCCAGGCCCTGGTGGTGCTGTCGCTGCGCTGGGTCGACCCGCCGACGACGGCGTTCATGCTGGCCAACCCCGAGGGCGCCGTCCAGGAGTCGGTGCCGGTCGAGCACGTCTCGCGGAACTTCCTGGCCGCGGTGATCGCCCACGAGGACGCCGAGCTCCCCTACCGCTCGGGGGCCTTCGACTGGGACGCGCTGTGGAGCCGCGCGCAGGCCCACCTCGCCGGCGAGGAGGACCCCTCGGGCTCCACGATCCCGCAGCAGATGGCGAAGAACCTCTTCCTGAACCAGGAGCTCAGCGCCTGGCGCAAGGCGGTCGAGGCCGGGCTGGCGGTCGAGCTGGCCGCGTTCGTGGACGACCGCCGGATGCTCGAGCTCTACGTCAACTACGCCCAGTTCGGCCCGACGATCTACGGCGTCTGCGCGGCCGGCTGGTACTACTTCGACTCCCCGCCGAGCGAGCTCTCCCCCGCGCAGGCCGTGCAGCTCGTCGGCCTGCTCCCCTCCCCCGGCCACGTCCGGCGCGCGCCCGGCGGCGGGATGGACTTCGAGGTGGACGACGGCATGGGCTGGCTGTCCCGCTCGCACGTGGTCAACGCCCAGAACCGGGTGCCCCGCCACCTCGACCGGCTCGGCTTCACCCCCGTCGAGGATGCCGGCGTCGAGGGGCTGGCCTCCGACCAGGAGCCCTCGGGCGACGACTGCTCGACACCGCCGCAGGAGGTCACCGACCTGATCGCCGCGGAGGGCACCGCCTGA
- a CDS encoding CocE/NonD family hydrolase yields the protein MLDRMPPLSPRPLPRPARVAAAALGRRWQLPPATHEVRLLRGVDVPMRDGTTLRADVYLPASAGPHPTVLLRSPYGRGLGFAFAMTVPYAERGYAVVVQSVRGTFGSGGEFSPVVNEEHDGQDTVAWLREQSWFDGRLATLGPSYLGYTQWALALDPPPELKAMVLHIGPHDLAQAGMVDGAFQLTNLAIWTELVAHQERVSFLRGLYRLMTAERRLAPHLGELPLQGLAERFGGAPAPWFDEWLAHPDLADSYWDRYRATPAVHSSTVPTLLIGGWQDWFVEQTLYQYAVLRDRGVDVGLTLGPWAHLTIDAAVTTPESLAWLNAHLPVAGAEPGPQRPGRVRVHVTGAGTWRTMPDWPPATTDRAWYLAPDGRLDDDAPTAPFEPTTFTYDAMDPTPSVGGRVLAASAGQRDNRELEARDDVRTFTTAPLRRPVELLGGARVRLFHESDNPYADVFVRLCDVGPDGASINVTDRLVRLDPSPGEESVTGERTVETTLPDTAHRFRAGHRIRLQVSGGAHPRYARNLGTGEPAGEGTHGVPVTHRICHGRATPSSVTLPVGTP from the coding sequence GTGCTCGACCGCATGCCGCCGCTCTCGCCGCGGCCGCTCCCGCGCCCGGCCCGCGTCGCGGCGGCCGCGCTCGGTCGGCGGTGGCAGCTGCCCCCGGCCACCCACGAGGTCCGGCTGCTGCGCGGCGTCGACGTCCCGATGCGCGACGGCACCACGCTGCGGGCCGACGTCTACCTGCCGGCGTCGGCCGGACCGCACCCCACCGTGCTGCTGCGCTCGCCGTACGGCCGGGGCCTCGGGTTCGCCTTCGCGATGACGGTGCCGTACGCCGAGCGCGGCTACGCGGTGGTGGTGCAGAGCGTGCGCGGCACCTTCGGCTCCGGCGGCGAGTTCAGCCCGGTCGTGAACGAGGAGCACGACGGGCAGGACACCGTCGCCTGGCTGCGCGAGCAGTCCTGGTTCGACGGCCGGCTCGCCACCCTCGGCCCCAGCTACCTCGGCTACACGCAGTGGGCCCTCGCCCTCGACCCGCCGCCCGAGCTGAAGGCGATGGTGCTGCACATCGGCCCGCACGACCTCGCCCAGGCGGGGATGGTCGACGGCGCCTTCCAGCTCACCAACCTCGCCATCTGGACCGAGCTCGTCGCCCACCAGGAACGGGTCAGCTTCCTGCGCGGGCTGTACCGTCTGATGACGGCGGAGCGGCGGCTGGCCCCGCACCTGGGCGAGCTCCCGCTGCAGGGGCTGGCCGAGCGCTTCGGCGGCGCCCCCGCCCCGTGGTTCGACGAGTGGCTGGCCCACCCCGACCTCGCCGACTCCTACTGGGACCGCTACCGCGCCACCCCCGCCGTCCACTCGAGCACCGTCCCGACCCTGCTCATCGGCGGCTGGCAGGACTGGTTCGTCGAGCAGACGCTGTACCAGTACGCCGTGCTGCGCGACCGCGGCGTCGACGTCGGCCTCACCCTCGGCCCGTGGGCGCACCTCACCATCGACGCCGCCGTCACGACGCCGGAGAGCCTGGCCTGGCTGAACGCCCACCTGCCCGTGGCCGGCGCAGAGCCCGGTCCGCAGCGGCCCGGCCGCGTCCGGGTGCACGTCACCGGCGCCGGCACCTGGCGGACGATGCCCGACTGGCCGCCGGCCACCACCGACCGCGCCTGGTACCTCGCTCCGGACGGCCGGCTGGACGACGATGCCCCGACCGCGCCGTTCGAGCCGACCACCTTCACCTACGACGCGATGGACCCGACCCCGTCGGTCGGCGGGCGGGTGCTCGCCGCCAGCGCCGGCCAGCGGGACAACCGCGAGCTGGAGGCGCGCGACGACGTCCGCACCTTCACCACCGCGCCGCTGCGCCGGCCGGTCGAGCTGCTCGGTGGCGCCCGGGTCCGGCTGTTCCACGAGTCCGACAACCCGTACGCAGACGTCTTCGTGCGGCTGTGCGACGTCGGCCCGGATGGCGCGTCGATCAACGTCACCGACCGGCTCGTCCGGCTCGACCCGTCGCCCGGGGAGGAGTCGGTGACGGGGGAGCGGACGGTGGAGACGACGCTGCCCGACACCGCGCACCGCTTCCGCGCCGGGCACCGCATCCGGCTGCAGGTCTCCGGCGGCGCCCACCCGCGCTACGCCCGCAACCTCGGCACCGGCGAGCCGGCCGGCGAGGGCACCCACGGCGTGCCGGTGACCCACCGGATCTGCCACGGCAGGGCGACGCCGTCGTCGGTCACCCTGCCGGTCGGCACGCCATGA
- a CDS encoding type II toxin-antitoxin system death-on-curing family toxin yields MIHLDLDDLLHVARRTLGEVEVRDIGLLESAAARPRATAFGEDAYPSFHDKAAALLHSLARNHPLVDGNKRLALAATLAFYGVNGMRLTLSNDEAYDLVMAVAAGHLDDVGALAERLATGTEPWR; encoded by the coding sequence GTGATCCATCTCGACCTCGACGACCTCCTGCACGTAGCGAGGCGAACGCTGGGCGAGGTCGAGGTGCGCGACATCGGACTCCTGGAGTCGGCAGCAGCGAGGCCCAGAGCCACGGCATTCGGTGAGGACGCCTACCCGTCCTTCCATGACAAGGCAGCGGCACTGCTGCATTCGCTGGCCCGGAACCACCCACTCGTCGACGGCAACAAGCGATTGGCCCTGGCCGCGACCCTCGCCTTCTACGGCGTCAACGGGATGCGGCTGACCCTGTCCAACGACGAGGCCTACGACCTCGTGATGGCGGTGGCCGCCGGACACCTCGACGACGTCGGAGCCCTCGCCGAACGCCTGGCAACTGGGACTGAGCCCTGGCGATGA
- a CDS encoding NUDIX domain-containing protein, translating to MPPVRSSGVLLFRRPGGRVEILLGHMGGPFWAKKDDGAWSIPKGEHDPDEDGEAAARREFAEELGHPVPADELHPLGEVTGRKLLAVWAGEGDLDAGTCVSNTFELVWPPRSGRLQQFPEIDRAAWFDLDTARAKIVKGQLPFLGRLAVHLGCRPAEEAR from the coding sequence GTGCCACCCGTCCGCAGCTCCGGAGTCCTGCTGTTCCGCCGCCCCGGCGGCCGGGTCGAGATCCTCCTCGGGCACATGGGCGGGCCGTTCTGGGCAAAGAAGGACGACGGCGCCTGGTCGATCCCCAAGGGCGAGCACGACCCGGACGAGGACGGCGAGGCCGCCGCCCGGCGGGAGTTCGCCGAGGAGCTCGGTCACCCGGTGCCGGCGGACGAGCTGCACCCGCTCGGCGAGGTGACGGGCCGGAAGCTGCTCGCCGTCTGGGCGGGGGAGGGCGACCTCGACGCCGGCACCTGCGTCAGCAACACCTTCGAGCTCGTGTGGCCGCCGCGATCGGGTCGCCTGCAGCAGTTCCCGGAGATCGACCGGGCCGCCTGGTTCGATCTCGACACTGCCCGCGCGAAGATCGTGAAGGGCCAGCTGCCCTTCCTCGGCCGGCTGGCCGTGCACCTCGGCTGCCGGCCGGCCGAGGAGGCGCGATGA
- a CDS encoding DUF4352 domain-containing protein produces MSYAPPPQQQLPEQPQAKAKKPIYKRVWFIVLAAIVLIAVGANMGGENDGGTDSQASGGDTGTAAPAAGEVAAESAEVAGESAVAQPKNPGIGEPAADGKFNFVVNGVDCSTTQIGNQYLNTTAQGQFCIVDVTITNIGDKAQSFFGDNAKLFNAQGQEFSADSGAGMYLEDSSSLYEEINPGNTLNSKVIFDVPAGTTPTAIELHDSSFSGGVTVDLQ; encoded by the coding sequence ATGTCGTACGCACCGCCGCCGCAGCAGCAGCTGCCCGAGCAGCCTCAGGCGAAGGCCAAGAAGCCGATCTACAAGCGGGTCTGGTTCATCGTCCTCGCGGCTATCGTTCTGATCGCTGTCGGCGCCAACATGGGTGGCGAGAACGACGGTGGCACGGATTCGCAGGCCTCTGGCGGCGACACCGGCACCGCCGCACCGGCGGCGGGTGAGGTTGCGGCTGAGTCTGCCGAGGTTGCAGGCGAGTCTGCCGTGGCCCAGCCGAAGAACCCCGGCATCGGTGAGCCGGCCGCTGATGGGAAGTTCAACTTCGTCGTCAACGGGGTGGACTGCAGCACTACGCAGATCGGGAACCAGTACCTGAACACGACGGCGCAGGGCCAGTTCTGCATCGTGGACGTCACCATCACGAACATCGGTGACAAGGCGCAGTCCTTCTTCGGTGACAACGCCAAGCTGTTCAACGCCCAGGGGCAGGAATTCTCGGCCGATAGCGGGGCGGGGATGTACCTGGAGGACTCGTCGTCCCTGTACGAGGAGATCAATCCCGGCAACACGCTGAACAGCAAGGTGATCTTCGATGTCCCGGCCGGCACCACGCCGACCGCGATCGAGCTGCACGACTCGTCGTTCTCCGGCGGGGTGACCGTCGACCTGCAGTGA
- a CDS encoding SMP-30/gluconolactonase/LRE family protein translates to MADRAFRTVLEGGSYFEGPRWHDGQWWVSDFYRHTVSRVAAEGGPEIVVLEVENQPSGLGWLPDGSLLVVSMRDHRLLRVADGEVSTHADLSDVCTGLLNDMVVDASGRAFVGDFGFDLMGGGAPAPASLKRVDPDGTVTVVAERLLFPNGSVITPDGGTLIVGETWGNRFSAFDIAADGSLVNRRVWAELGPVPEGDSVEELIGQVRVAPDGCTLDAEGHVWVADGLNSRVVRVAAGGAIVEEIAAPGGMGVYACALGGDDGRTLLLCCAPDFYAHTRAPVREAVLVATDVAVPHAGLP, encoded by the coding sequence ATGGCGGATCGAGCGTTCCGGACGGTGCTGGAGGGCGGTTCCTACTTCGAGGGCCCGCGGTGGCACGACGGCCAGTGGTGGGTGTCGGACTTCTACCGGCACACCGTGAGCCGGGTCGCGGCGGAGGGCGGCCCGGAGATCGTCGTCCTCGAGGTGGAGAACCAGCCGTCGGGGCTCGGCTGGCTGCCCGACGGTTCGCTGCTCGTGGTCTCGATGAGGGACCACCGGCTGCTGCGGGTCGCCGACGGCGAGGTGTCCACCCACGCCGACCTCTCCGACGTCTGCACGGGGCTGCTCAACGACATGGTGGTCGACGCCTCCGGCCGGGCCTTCGTCGGCGACTTCGGCTTCGACCTCATGGGCGGCGGGGCGCCGGCGCCGGCATCGCTGAAGCGGGTGGACCCGGACGGCACGGTGACCGTGGTGGCCGAGCGCCTGCTCTTCCCGAACGGGTCGGTGATCACCCCGGACGGCGGAACGCTGATCGTCGGCGAGACGTGGGGGAACCGCTTCTCCGCGTTCGACATCGCCGCGGACGGGTCACTGGTGAACCGGCGGGTGTGGGCGGAGCTGGGGCCCGTGCCGGAGGGTGACTCCGTCGAGGAGCTCATCGGCCAGGTGCGGGTCGCGCCCGACGGCTGCACGCTGGACGCCGAGGGCCACGTCTGGGTCGCGGACGGACTGAACTCCCGCGTCGTCCGGGTGGCGGCCGGCGGCGCGATCGTCGAGGAGATCGCCGCGCCCGGCGGGATGGGCGTCTACGCCTGCGCGCTCGGTGGGGACGACGGCCGGACGCTCCTCCTGTGCTGCGCGCCGGACTTCTACGCGCACACCCGGGCACCGGTCCGCGAGGCCGTGCTGGTGGCCACGGACGTCGCCGTCCCGCACGCCGGGCTGCCCTGA
- a CDS encoding type II toxin-antitoxin system VapC family toxin, with product MIVVDASVVVTGLLVAGPAGDAAREALRSGPLHAPHLLDVEATSAVRRWVLSGRLPDEQARMSLQDLRDLAVDRHAHEPFLDRVLDLRDAVSAYDAVYVALAELLGASLVTADRRLARAPGIRCPVSLLTA from the coding sequence GTGATCGTCGTCGACGCGTCGGTCGTCGTGACCGGGCTGCTCGTGGCCGGTCCGGCGGGTGACGCGGCGCGGGAGGCGCTCAGGAGCGGGCCGCTGCACGCGCCGCACCTGCTGGACGTGGAGGCCACGTCCGCCGTCCGCCGCTGGGTCCTCTCCGGCCGGCTCCCCGACGAGCAGGCCCGGATGTCGCTCCAGGATCTCCGGGACCTCGCTGTCGACCGGCACGCACACGAGCCATTCCTCGACCGGGTGCTCGACCTCCGGGATGCCGTCAGCGCCTACGACGCCGTGTACGTCGCGCTGGCCGAACTGCTCGGCGCGTCGCTGGTCACCGCCGACCGCCGGTTGGCACGGGCACCCGGTATCCGGTGCCCGGTGTCGCTCCTGACGGCGTGA
- a CDS encoding ScyD/ScyE family protein, whose product MRQYRAVAGAAAAVALVAVSPATASAHGGGRGGEPITTVAGGLEGPRQLSDFPGPRVVVAESDSGEVSSVHLRTGEVETLLTGLGNAQGVDSERGRLYVAVGESGGPPPEEGAPPPEEGAPPPPPADMPSQLLVEAKLNGEIVRTWDLLEYELENNPDGQLQFDPDTQQPIETLSNPFSVLVQHKRVLVSDAGANAVLSVDLRSGEISTFFVPPTVTDVEGCAEAENNPGTEGCDSVPTEITQGPDGLIYVGTLGAEVPGAGRVYVLDRHGNQVDVIEGLTGVTGVAVDWWCNVYVSNVLEGAPMGEGPPPEGFDPASVGEITRISPHGERATAQVAMPTGLEFTRGKLYASAWSIAGFVLPPGSPPAGEVQRITHRAFTGTAP is encoded by the coding sequence ATGCGGCAATACAGGGCAGTCGCGGGGGCGGCTGCAGCCGTGGCGCTGGTGGCGGTGTCACCGGCGACGGCGAGTGCGCACGGGGGAGGGCGCGGTGGTGAACCGATCACGACCGTCGCCGGTGGGCTCGAGGGCCCGCGCCAGCTGAGCGACTTCCCGGGTCCCCGGGTCGTCGTCGCGGAGTCCGACTCCGGCGAGGTCTCGTCGGTGCACCTGCGGACCGGCGAGGTCGAGACCCTGCTGACCGGCCTGGGCAACGCGCAGGGCGTCGACTCCGAGCGCGGCCGCCTCTACGTCGCGGTGGGCGAGTCCGGCGGTCCGCCGCCGGAGGAAGGGGCCCCGCCGCCGGAGGAGGGTGCTCCGCCCCCGCCCCCGGCCGACATGCCCAGCCAGCTGCTCGTCGAGGCGAAGCTCAACGGCGAGATCGTCCGCACGTGGGACCTGCTGGAGTACGAGCTGGAGAACAACCCCGACGGCCAGCTCCAGTTCGACCCGGACACGCAGCAGCCGATCGAGACGCTGTCCAACCCGTTCTCGGTGCTCGTCCAGCACAAGCGGGTGCTGGTCAGCGACGCCGGCGCGAACGCGGTCCTCTCCGTCGACCTGCGCAGCGGGGAGATCAGCACGTTCTTCGTGCCCCCGACGGTGACCGACGTCGAGGGGTGCGCGGAGGCGGAGAACAACCCGGGCACCGAGGGGTGCGACTCCGTCCCCACGGAGATCACCCAGGGGCCCGACGGGCTGATCTACGTCGGCACGCTCGGCGCCGAGGTGCCCGGCGCCGGACGGGTGTACGTCCTCGACCGGCACGGGAACCAGGTCGACGTCATCGAGGGGCTGACCGGGGTCACCGGCGTCGCGGTGGACTGGTGGTGCAACGTCTACGTCTCCAACGTGCTCGAGGGCGCGCCGATGGGTGAGGGCCCGCCGCCGGAGGGCTTCGACCCGGCGTCGGTCGGGGAGATCACGCGCATCTCGCCGCACGGGGAGCGCGCCACCGCCCAGGTCGCGATGCCGACGGGGCTGGAGTTCACCCGCGGGAAGCTCTACGCCTCGGCGTGGAGCATCGCCGGCTTCGTCCTGCCGCCGGGCTCACCGCCGGCGGGCGAGGTGCAGCGGATCACGCACCGGGCGTTCACCGGCACGGCGCCCTGA
- a CDS encoding DUF6290 family protein, which yields MAMTLRLDDQESEALRRRAELEGRSMQEVARQAVRDYIERNSKRELLDRVLDQELPRYAEALERLGQ from the coding sequence ATGGCCATGACCTTGCGTCTCGATGATCAGGAGAGCGAAGCTCTCCGCCGTCGCGCCGAACTGGAGGGCCGTTCGATGCAGGAAGTCGCTAGGCAGGCAGTGCGGGACTACATCGAGCGCAACAGCAAGCGAGAGCTGCTGGATCGGGTGCTCGACCAGGAACTGCCTCGCTATGCCGAAGCCCTGGAGCGGCTGGGCCAGTGA
- a CDS encoding sensor domain-containing diguanylate cyclase: MSAVGMPVPPDPRPAVADPARLAAIDSYRLTGHVGDPDLDAVVAHLARVVGAPIVNVNLVGPDEQCYPAEHGLGVRYSQVPDELSFCAHVVAMRAPLRVPDALGHPVFRDNPGVVAGAVRAYLGVPLVDEDGFVLGALAVFDAVPREFTAADQELLEMQARLVRTVLSLRRRAAAHRWDAALLAAQGRALEAVAAGQPLDTVLAMLALTVRELSPDADVPQKRVLHVAIDRLTAVATEADRRRHALLGATQRDALTGLANRAHLLDAGRAALAEGGAVLCIDLDRFRELNDRGGHTVGDQVLVRLAERLRTCVDAVVPDAVVGRIGGDEFAAVLPGVDRPTAEWLASRLAAVLVDEVAVGRGCVLVSASIGLAMAQPGTAFETALSRADRAMHDAKGSGGGVLRVLATDSRPA, encoded by the coding sequence GTGAGCGCCGTCGGGATGCCCGTCCCGCCCGATCCCCGCCCCGCCGTCGCCGACCCGGCGCGCCTGGCGGCGATCGACAGCTACCGGCTCACCGGTCACGTCGGAGACCCCGACCTCGACGCCGTCGTCGCCCACCTGGCCCGCGTCGTCGGCGCCCCGATCGTGAATGTCAACCTGGTCGGCCCGGACGAGCAGTGCTACCCCGCCGAGCACGGGCTGGGGGTGCGCTACTCGCAGGTGCCCGACGAGCTCTCCTTCTGCGCCCACGTCGTCGCCATGCGGGCACCGCTGCGGGTCCCCGACGCGCTCGGCCACCCGGTGTTCCGCGACAACCCGGGGGTGGTCGCCGGCGCCGTCCGCGCCTACCTCGGCGTGCCGCTGGTCGACGAGGACGGCTTCGTCCTCGGCGCGCTGGCAGTGTTCGACGCCGTCCCCCGCGAGTTCACCGCCGCCGACCAGGAGCTCCTGGAGATGCAGGCCCGGCTGGTGCGCACCGTCCTCTCCCTGCGGCGGCGGGCGGCGGCCCACCGGTGGGACGCCGCCCTGCTCGCCGCCCAGGGGCGGGCGCTGGAGGCGGTCGCCGCCGGGCAGCCCCTCGACACCGTCCTCGCGATGCTGGCCCTGACGGTGCGGGAGCTGTCGCCGGACGCCGACGTGCCGCAGAAGCGCGTGCTGCACGTGGCGATCGACCGGCTGACCGCCGTCGCCACCGAGGCCGACCGGCGGCGGCACGCGCTGCTGGGCGCCACCCAGCGGGACGCGCTGACCGGCCTGGCCAATCGCGCCCACCTGCTCGACGCCGGCCGCGCGGCCCTCGCCGAGGGCGGGGCGGTGCTCTGCATCGACCTCGACCGGTTCAGGGAGCTCAACGACCGCGGCGGGCACACCGTCGGCGACCAGGTGCTCGTGCGCCTCGCCGAGCGGCTGCGGACCTGCGTCGACGCGGTCGTGCCGGACGCCGTCGTCGGCCGGATCGGGGGCGACGAGTTCGCGGCCGTCCTCCCCGGGGTCGACCGGCCCACCGCGGAGTGGCTCGCCTCCCGGCTCGCCGCCGTCCTCGTCGACGAGGTGGCGGTCGGGCGGGGCTGCGTGCTCGTCTCCGCCAGCATCGGGCTGGCCATGGCGCAGCCGGGGACGGCGTTCGAGACCGCCCTCTCCCGGGCCGACCGCGCGATGCACGACGCCAAGGGCAGCGGCGGGGGCGTGCTGCGCGTCCTGGCCACCGACAGCCGGCCGGCGTAG
- a CDS encoding OmpA family protein: MLGTTVLRRTAAVAATVALLTGTAACTNSGAEPSGAMAIVVGARSNSAEPVLGGAAGDAREAALASQAHLSIVVADGAPFQLDGAGALLARDENAVVQPQDRDRNRALIDQLVAEAAARTPESDLLAALDLAARALGAAADRRTLVVVDSGLSTAGALDFATQPALLDADPRALAAQLDDAGALPDLAGIDVVFAGLGDVAAPQQALPRAQRENLVALWTAIAEAAGAASLHVDDAPLSGQPVGNLPAVTPVVPGSGPVCEAETVVLDEGDVAFVADTAAFLDEAAAVATLRPIADRIRAADLSAALAGTTADVGDATGQVELSRRRAQAVADVLATLGVPADRLTVTGLGSDFAGYDADDPAANRAVRIELAGAAEVACG, encoded by the coding sequence GTGCTCGGAACAACGGTGCTGCGCCGCACCGCCGCGGTGGCCGCGACGGTCGCCCTCCTCACCGGGACGGCGGCCTGCACGAACAGCGGTGCCGAGCCCAGCGGAGCGATGGCGATCGTCGTCGGCGCCCGGAGCAACTCGGCCGAACCGGTGCTCGGCGGCGCCGCCGGCGATGCCCGCGAGGCGGCGCTGGCCTCGCAGGCCCACCTGTCGATCGTCGTCGCGGACGGCGCCCCGTTCCAGCTGGACGGGGCCGGTGCGCTGCTGGCCCGGGACGAGAACGCGGTCGTGCAGCCGCAGGACCGCGACCGCAACCGCGCCCTGATCGACCAGCTGGTCGCCGAGGCGGCGGCGCGGACGCCGGAGAGCGACCTGCTGGCAGCCCTGGACCTCGCCGCCCGTGCCCTCGGCGCCGCGGCGGACCGGCGCACCCTCGTCGTCGTCGACTCCGGCCTCTCCACCGCCGGTGCCCTCGACTTCGCCACCCAGCCCGCCCTGCTCGACGCCGACCCCCGGGCGCTCGCCGCACAGCTCGACGACGCCGGCGCGCTGCCCGACCTGGCCGGCATCGACGTCGTGTTCGCCGGGCTCGGCGACGTCGCGGCCCCGCAGCAGGCGCTGCCCCGTGCGCAGCGCGAGAACCTGGTCGCCCTCTGGACGGCGATCGCCGAGGCGGCCGGCGCGGCGAGCCTGCACGTCGACGATGCGCCGCTGAGCGGGCAGCCGGTGGGGAACCTGCCGGCGGTGACCCCCGTCGTCCCCGGGAGCGGCCCGGTGTGCGAGGCGGAGACCGTGGTCCTCGACGAGGGGGACGTCGCCTTCGTCGCGGACACGGCCGCATTTCTCGACGAGGCAGCCGCCGTCGCCACGCTGCGACCGATCGCCGACCGGATCCGGGCCGCCGACCTCTCGGCGGCGCTCGCGGGCACCACGGCGGACGTCGGCGATGCGACCGGGCAGGTCGAACTCAGCCGCCGGCGGGCGCAGGCGGTGGCCGACGTCCTGGCCACCCTCGGCGTCCCGGCCGACCGGCTGACGGTCACCGGGCTCGGCAGCGACTTCGCCGGCTACGACGCCGACGACCCGGCGGCCAACCGGGCCGTCCGGATCGAGCTCGCCGGCGCCGCCGAGGTCGCCTGCGGCTGA